A genomic region of Palaemon carinicauda isolate YSFRI2023 chromosome 22, ASM3689809v2, whole genome shotgun sequence contains the following coding sequences:
- the LOC137616502 gene encoding uncharacterized protein isoform X2 — protein MGSMEKTCCNSCSTISGGNLSSAQNEDMHKLQQVCRECSYQRHLDSTDKFVRFIIRHKKLEIMNNQQENTVPNSEGRSLAETSKPDEKMAIVLKLIDSAMKSIKREKTIISAIQEISTQHTNLVRGERLNKKVFIRRLFTKFKFLVKCEGIRFTAAAHKFMGKRKATKLIQARKVFSVEKRKILAEIEEDYIFAARKSLKVERERINALSVMVEREKINASSVTNKIIGKLFPKIRIENIPEYYANESIIDCIKDKNPWIENLVRNVNHFKMVTAMKTKISGLRHIVIKCSPKVRKNLKVRGDKLYVLDDYVMIYDNYHVVRCFKCQEFGHVIDKCTGRLVCPKCWEEHWMKDCTLFRATCLYCHGRHITGNKSCKRYKEEEEKVKEATDHGEHEEVMKDLTIVHEQFIKLKMEELLKTPTNYHSKYTVQRRIRY, from the exons ATGGGTTCCATGGAGAAAACATGCTGCAACAGTTGCTCAACAATTTCAGGAGGGAATTTGTCATCTGCCCAAAAT gAAGATATGCATAAACTACAGCAGGTATGCAGAGAATGCAGTTACCAAAGGCATCTAGATAGCACCGACAAATTTGTAAGATTTATCATACGTCATAAGAAACTGGAAATCATGAATAACCAACAGGAAAATACAGTTCCAAATTCAGAGGGAAGAAGCCTTGCAGAAACATCAAAACCAGATGAGAAGATGGCCATAGTTCTAAAGTTAATTGACTCTGCAATGAAATCTATTAAACGGGAGAAAACTATAATATCAGCAATTCAGGAAATTTCAACACAACATACAAATCTAGTAAGAGGTGAACGCTTAAACAAAAAGGTTTTCATCAGAAGGTTGTTTACAAAATTTAAGTTTCTGGTAAAATGTGAAGGAATAAGATTTACAGCTGCAGCACATAAGTTTATGGGGAAAAGGAAAGCAACAAAACTCATACAAGCAAGAAAGGTATTCTCAGTTGAAAAAAGGAAGATTCTGGCAGAAATTGAAGAAGACTATATTTTTGCAGCAAGAAAATCTCTTAAGGTGGAAAGAGAAAGAATAAATGCTTTATCTGTAATGgtcgaaagagaaaaaataaatgcttCATCTGTAACAAATAAAATTATAGGAAAATTGTTCCCAAAGATCAGGATAGAGAATATCCCAGAATATTATGCAAATGAGAGTATCATAGACTGTATTAAGGACAAGAACCCATGGATAGAAAATCTAGTACGAAATGTAAACCACTTCAAAATGGTTACAGCAATGAAAACTAAAATCAGTGGACTAAGACATATTGTCATAAAATGCTCACCAAAAGTAAGGAAGAACTTAAAAGTACGTGGTGACAAGCTGTATGTACTCGATGATTATGTCATGATTTACGATAATTACCACGTAGTACGATGctttaaatgccaggaatttgggcatgtGATAGATAAGTGTACAGGAAGACTAGTATGTCCAAAGTGTTGGGAAGAACACTGGATGAAAGACTGTACATTATTTAGAGCAACTTGTTTGTATTGCCATGGTCGACATATTACAGGAAACAAATCATGCAAAAGGtacaaagaggaagaagaaaaagtaaaagaagcAACTGACCATGGAGAACATGAAGAAGTAATGAAAGATCTAACTATAGTACATGAACAATTCATCAAGCTAAAAATGGAAGAACTATTGAAAACACCTACAAATTACCATTCAAAATATACAGTACAAAGAAGAATTAGATATTAA